A single genomic interval of Xiphophorus couchianus chromosome 2, X_couchianus-1.0, whole genome shotgun sequence harbors:
- the eif4g2b gene encoding eukaryotic translation initiation factor 4 gamma 2b, which produces MLGNIKFIGELGKLDLIHESILHKCIKTLLEKKKRVQLKDMGEDLECLCQIMRTVGPRLDHEKAKSLMDQYFGRMRSLMNNKELPARIRFLLQDTVELRENNWVPRKAFIDNGPKTINQIRQDAVKDLGVFIPAPMSQGMKMDFFLESPFMPNRMKLDRETLGGLADMFGQMPGSGIGTGPGVIQDRYSPTMGRHRTNPLFNGHSGHIAPPQQSQFDMGPKSFVKSNQVQNQHFLNQSQNHMSQQQAQSKDMPPRFSKKGQLNADEISLRPAQSFLLNKNQVPKLQPQIPNMMPPSAQPPRTQTPPLGQPPQLGLKTNPPPIQEKPQKTNKKPPPAKEELLKTTEAIMTEYLNRKNLTEAVGGVREMKAPKHFLPEMLSKIIVCSLDRPDEDKEHASTLIHALRTDGLITGENFMQAFLNVLDLCPKIELDVPLVKSYLAQFAARAVMAELVSVAELAHPLENGTHFPLFLLCLQQTAKLKDREWLTELFQQSKVNMQKMLPEIDQNKDRMLEVLEGKGLSFLFPLLKLEKELLKQIKADPSPQSIYKWIKDNISPRLHTDKGFVNILMTSFLQYISQELCMVEGDDQLAAPSKELLEQEKQLLLAFKPVMQKFLHDHTELQVSALYALQVHCNASGFPKGMLLRYFVNFYDMEIIEEEAFLAWKEDITQEFPGKGKALFQVNQWLTWLETAEEEESEEEAD; this is translated from the exons ATGCTTGGCAACATTAAATTCATCGGGGAACTTGGCAAACTTGACCTCATCCATGAATCTATCCTTCATAAGTGCATCAAAACA CTtctggaaaagaagaagagagtccAGCTCAAGGATATGGGAGAGGATCTGGAATGCCTCTGTCAGATAATGAGAACAGTGGGGCCGAGACTCGACCATGAGAAAGCAAAG TCTTTAATGGATCAGTACTTTGGCCGTATGCGATCCTTAATGAACAACAAGGAGCTGCCTGCCAGGATCCGCTTCCTGCTGCAAGATACAGTGGAGCTGCGTGAAAACAACTGGGTCCCCCGCAAGGCCTTCATCGACAACGGACCAAAGACAATTAACCAGATCCGTCAGGACGCAGTGAAG gatttgGGTGTTTTCATCCCAGCACCCATGTCTCAGGGGATGAAGATGGACTTCTTCCTGGAAAGCCCTTTCATGCCCAACAGAATGAAACTGGACAGGGAGACTCTTGGGGGATTGGCTGACATGTTTGGACAGATGCCAG GCAGTGGGATCGGAACCGGACCGGGTGTTATTCAGGACAGGTACTCGCCCACTATGGGACGCCATCGCACCAACCCACTCTTCAACGGCCACAGCGGCCACATCGCGCCTCCTCAGCAGTCGCAGTTTGACATGGGGCCCAAGTCTTTCGTTAAGTCCAACCAG GTTCAGAACCAACATTTCCTcaaccagagccagaaccacATGAGCCAGCAGCAGGCTCAGTCCAAGGACATGCCTCCACGTTTCAGCAAGAAAGGACAGCTCAATGCAGATGAG ATCAGCCTCCGGCCGGCTCAGTCATTCCTCCTCAACAAGAACCAGGTGCCCAAGCTTCAGCCTCAGATCCCCAATATGATGCCTCCCAGTGCTCAGCCCCCCCGCACCCAGACCCCTCCACTAGGACAG CCTCCACAGCTTGGCCTGAAGACCAACCCTCCACCCATCCAGGAGAAACCCCAGAAGACCAACAAAAAGCCGCCTCCTGCCAAAGAGGAGCTTCTGAAAACCACA GAGGCCATCATGACTGAGTACTTGAACAGGAAGAACCTGACTGAAGCTGTGGGCGGCGTGCGGGAGATGAAAGCGCCAAAGCACTTCCTGCCAGAGATGCTCAGTAAGATCATCGTGTGCTCCCTGGACCGGCCCGACGAAGACAAGGAGCACGCCAGCACTTTGATCCACGCCCTGCGCACCGACGGCCTCATCACCGGAGAAAACTTCATGCAG GCTTTCCTCAACGTCCTGGACCTGTGCCCGAAGATCGAGCTGGACGTGCCTCTGGTGAAGTCCTACCTGGCCCAGTTTGCGGCTCGGGCCGTCATGGCGGAGCTGGTGAGCGTGGCGGAGCTGGCCCACCCGCTGGAGAATGGCACCCACTTCCCGCTCTTCCTGCTCTGCTTGCAGCAGACGGCCAAGCTGAAGGACCGCGAGTGGCTCACCGAGCTCTTCCAGCAGAGCAAGGTCAACATGCAGAAGATGCTTCCAG aAATAGATCAGAACAAGGACCGCatgctggaggttctggagggAAAGGGGCTGAGCTTCCTGTTCCCACTGCTGAAGCTGGAGAAGGAGCTGCTGAAGCAGATCAAGGCCGACCCATCGCCACAGTCCATCTACAAGTGGATTAAAGACAACATCTCACCCAGGCTGCACACCGACAAAGGCTTCGTTAACATCCTCATGACAAG TTTCCTCCAGTACATCTCCCAGGAGCTGTGCATGGTGGAGGGCGACGACCAGCTGGCAGCCCCCTCCAAGGAGCTGCTGGAGCAggagaagcagctgctgctggccttCAAACCCGTCATGCAGAAGTTCCTGCACGACCACACTGAGCTGCAGGTCAGCGCCCTCTACGCGCTGCAGGTGCACTGCAACGCCAGCGGCTTCCCTAAAG GTATGCTGCTGCGCTACTTTGTCAACTTCTACGACATGGAGATCATCGAAGAAGAAGCCTTCCTAGCATGGAAAGAAGACATCACCCAAGAATTCCCTGGAAAAGGAAAAGCTTTATTCCAG GTGAATCAGTGGCTGACTTGGCTGGAGAcggcagaggaagaggagtctGAGGAAGAAGCAGACTGA